One part of the Candidatus Hydrogenedentota bacterium genome encodes these proteins:
- a CDS encoding VOC family protein translates to MSYVIRTCLWFRDGRGQEAAEFYCSLIPGSRIDKVFHGDAGHGAFSVIDFSLGGVPYQILDAGPMFT, encoded by the coding sequence ATGAGCTATGTTATCCGCACTTGCCTCTGGTTCCGCGACGGACGTGGCCAGGAGGCCGCTGAGTTCTACTGCTCTCTGATCCCGGGAAGCCGGATCGACAAGGTCTTCCATGGCGACGCCGGACATGGCGCGTTTTCGGTCATCGACTTCTCGCTGGGCGGGGTACCGTACCAGATTCTCGACGCCGGACCGATGTTCACGC